The Bartonella sp. TP genomic sequence ATTTGCACAAGAATTATATTTCCATGTGCCGTTTCTAACACCAAGCTATTCCGCTCGTTCACTTCACTTGCTTTATCCAACTTAGCGTTCATAACGCGCCCAGCTTTATGAACAATGTTTTTTACAACACCTGCCATAGGCATACGGTTAACATGCACCGAAAAAACATCCATAAAGATAGAAATACGCTGTAATTCACCTTCGCCTAGCCCTAATTCTGCTGGCGGCTTGCTTAGCCCTACCCACGAAATCTCACCATCAGCAGGGGAAATTACCAAATCCTTATCTAACGGAATAACACGTAGCGGGTCGCGAAAAAAATATATACACCAAATGGTCAACAATAAGCCTATCCAAAATAAAGGAGGCCATATAAATCCCAAAACTACAGAACCAATAAAAAAACCGGCAATAAAAGGATATCCCTCACGGTGTATAGGAGGTATAATACTAAAAATATCTTGCAACATAGATCTACCTTATCAAAAACAGCCAAACAAAAAAATCATAATATAAACGATCATATTAATAACAAAGTTCTATCTCTTACACAAAAAAATCAATAAGACGCATTATCAGACA encodes the following:
- a CDS encoding phosphatidylserine decarboxylase, with the protein product MLQDIFSIIPPIHREGYPFIAGFFIGSVVLGFIWPPLFWIGLLLTIWCIYFFRDPLRVIPLDKDLVISPADGEISWVGLSKPPAELGLGEGELQRISIFMDVFSVHVNRMPMAGVVKNIVHKAGRVMNAKLDKASEVNERNSLVLETAHGNIILVQIAGLIARRILCWTQLEEQVHAGQRFGLIRFGSRVDIYLPAGAKPLVAYGQKTIAGETCIASFKEDHAIEDFLCE